The Colias croceus chromosome 2, ilColCroc2.1 region AGTAAGCCTATAATTTCAAAACCTTTTGAAAATCATACTAAGATAGATATTAATGTTAACAAAGCGAATATTGATAGCGAAATAGTTtcactaattaaaaaatatgtagatcCTAAGATAAAAACTGCAATTCTAGTTCATCCCCCTGATGCTATGTGTACTATAGTTCCAATAATACagagtaattttaaaagttcatgTATGGATTTAGTTCTTACAAAATTAGAATTGCAAAATGTCAAAGATTACTTTAAGCAACAGGAAATAATACGAAATTATCATGAAGGCAAAACTAACCATCGCGGAATTAACGAAACTCATTTATCTTTATCTAGGAAATACTTTTGGCCTAAAATGAAGGAAGCAgtaactaaatatattaatgagtGTAGCATATGTGGTCAAGGGAAATATGATAGAATTCCAGTAAATCCAAAATTTCGAATCGTAGTTCCTCCTACAAAACCTTTTGAAATAATACATCTCGATTTACTTACTATTGATTCTCAGAAATATCTCACTATAATAGATGCATTCTCTAAGTATGCTCAagcatattgtttaaaggaCGCAACCGCAATAAGCGTAGTTCAGGCTCTTTTGACGTTTGGTACACATCATGGCTTACCTATGACTGTCGTAACGGATCGAGGTCCTGAGTTCACGAACCAAATATTCAGTGAATTTGTAAGGCTTCATAGAATAAATCACCATAAGTTATTAGCTCATGCACCTAACGAAAATGGTATGGTAGAACGGCTTCACTCAACTTTATTAGAACACATACGTTTACTAAAACTTGAACGACGTGGTGAATTAATCATTAACTTAATGCCGTATGCTGTTCTTGCCTATAATAGTTCGATCCACAGTTTTACGAAGTGCAGGCCTCTTGACATTATAACCGGTCATTTAGATCCCCGCGATCCTGTAGATATCGATCTATCAGAAAATGTCTTACAGCAATATATGCAAGAACATCGCGATAGTATGCACAaagtattcaaaattattaatgaatcgTCTTTGGAACGCCGTACTCAAATTACAGAAAACATTAATAGGAACCGCGAACCCGAAATACAGTATTATCCAGATCAACAAATTTTTGTAAGAAATCCTAGGGCTAGTCGACAAAAGACCGCACCGCGTTTTACGCACGATACTGTACTGGCTGATTTACCTattcatatctatactaagAAGAAATATGGCGCTGTTGCTAAATCTAGGCTTAAGAGGGTACCTAAATTGTTACAGAATCCTTCCTCTGATCCTGTGCCAGATTCAAGCAGAAGATCCCACCCTGACTAGCTTGGATGACGGACCTGGTATATTACCATTTAATATTGGAACTGCTAGAATTGTCACTCATTATCATTCATTtttgcaaattattaatttaaaggaTATTCGTGATAGTATAACCATAGTAAAGGatcaattaaattcattaacgCCTAATTTgcacgataaattattttcgctTTATAATTCACATATTGAACACTTGCattataagattattaaattgtCAAATCAGTTGGAAACTTTTGAACCCAATCGCATAAAGAGAGGTCTCATAGATGGTTTAGGTTCagttataaaaagtatttctgGTAATCTAGACTATACAGATGCAATTAAATATGATAccgcaattaaattattacaaaataatgagaATAAATTGGTCACAGAAATGAATAATCATATAAGCCTCAGTAAAGATTGGATAGAACAACAAtctgatattttaaacaacttaattaaaaatcaggaaaaaattgaaatagctATAAATGATTTAAAGGCCAATAATTTAAACGTTACTCTATACATAGATTTAATTCAACGCGTAGCgattttatcagataatatAGATGATATATCTGAAGAATTACAtagattagaaaatttattaggttttattcGTGCGAAAAGTACGCATCATCTTATGTTCAATTCAAATTCTCTAAAAGAAatgctaaataaattacacaaatttTATGGTAAAGAGCAAATCCCTCAAGTTAATTATAgagaatattttgatttagttAAACTAggctattattatagtaataggAATATAGTTATAGTTTTTATGTTCCCGGTTGTCCTTCCTGCTacctttgaattatttaaattatccaTAGTTCCTAATAAAGATAGTAAAGTCCTAATTCCACCCTATCCTTTTGTGGCAATTCACAACGAGGATTTTATGTACATGGAGGCAGAATGCCCGAAGTCTGGCCTAGGGTATCTATGTGAGGACAAGCTGAACCATCATCGATCCAAAAATGACTGCGTGTATCACCTTATTACCACGCAACGAGTCGTCGCATCTTGTCTCTTCACGCCTGTGGAGCTCGGAGCGCCCGCACTAGAAAAATTAGACGACGCCCACTACGTCATCAGTTTCCCCAAGCCATCAAAAATCCACTTATCATGCTCGCAAGATCAATATGACGTCATTAAAGGAAGCTACTTAGCCACAATACCCAAAAACTGCATTCTTCAAACGGAGGCTTTCAAGATAGTCAATCGAGAAGACCATATCAAAGGACAGATAATGAAAATTGCAAACCTGCCAGATTCCAGCCAATATAATACAGATGAAGAAGTTCTGAAGTTGAATTCGA contains the following coding sequences:
- the LOC123704565 gene encoding uncharacterized protein LOC123704565; translation: MKILILPLILCQIQAEDPTLTSLDDGPGILPFNIGTARIVTHYHSFLQIINLKDIRDSITIVKDQLNSLTPNLHDKLFSLYNSHIEHLHYKIIKLSNQLETFEPNRIKRGLIDGLGSVIKSISGNLDYTDAIKYDTAIKLLQNNENKLVTEMNNHISLSKDWIEQQSDILNNLIKNQEKIEIAINDLKANNLNVTLYIDLIQRVAILSDNIDDISEELHRLENLLGFIRAKSTHHLMFNSNSLKEMLNKLHKFYGKEQIPQVNYREYFDLVKLGYYYSNRNIVIVFMFPVVLPATFELFKLSIVPNKDSKVLIPPYPFVAIHNEDFMYMEAECPKSGLGYLCEDKLNHHRSKNDCVYHLITTQRVVASCLFTPVELGAPALEKLDDAHYVISFPKPSKIHLSCSQDQYDVIKGSYLATIPKNCILQTEAFKIVNREDHIKGQIMKIANLPDSSQYNTDEEVLKLNSINLDKLHASNRAISMEMPISTNNGYEILYMQPSIIPIYVILITSAVALVTWYVVRRLRTSKPITTSVHGNQKEEIEHQSAEGEISAILTSLARQ